Proteins from a genomic interval of Arvicola amphibius chromosome 10, mArvAmp1.2, whole genome shotgun sequence:
- the Znf12 gene encoding zinc finger protein 12 isoform X2 has protein sequence MTTSLGPLSFRDVAVAFTQEEWQRLGSEERTTYRDVMLETYSNLVSVGCHIIKPDVIIKLEQGEEPWIVEGAFSPQSYPDEIWQANDLTEKAQGAGKKLSRSAVLSYRSMVGKTGDAAGEAAPAETLVPSGKVIPKCSSCAKSLTCISAFISSDGSYAKMKPNVCAGCGKSLLHAKPEKTHPGDDSYEFSQNEDDYILSEENFYQKICTLEKPFEYVECQKSFPKNTVFVDPVEEKPYDWSESEMAFLQMSELSVHQGSHMEMKPYECRECGKSFCKKSKFIIHQRTHTGEKPFKCNQCGKSFCQKGTLTVHQRTHTGEKPYECHECGKNFYQKLHLIQHQRTHSGEKPYECSYCGKSFCQKTHLTQHQRTHSGERPYICPDCGKTFSQKSALNDHQKIHSGVKLYKCSECGKCFCRKSTLTTHMRTHTGEKPYECNECGKFFSRLSYLTVHYRTHSGEKPYECAECGKTFYLNSALMRHQRVHTGEKPYECSECGKLFSQLSYLTVHHRTHSGVKPYECSECGKTFYQNSALCRHRRIHRGEKPYECYICGKFFSQMSYLTIHHRIHSGEKPYECSECGKTFCQNSALNRHQRTHTGEKAYECYECGKCFSQMSYLTIHHRIHSGEKPFECSECGKAFSRMSYLTVHYRTHSGEKPYECTECGKKFYHKSAFNSHQRIHRRGSTM, from the exons ATGACAACATCCTTG GGCCCACTGTCCTTCAGGGACGTGGCTGTGGCCTTCACCCAGGAGGAGTGGCAGCGGCTGGGCTCTGAGGAGAGGACGACGTACAGGgacgtgatgctggagacctacagCAACCTCGTTTCCGTGG GGTGTCACATTATCAAACCGGATGTTATCATCAAGTTGGAACAAGGAGAAGAGCCATGGATAGTAGAAGGAGCATTCTCACCTCAGAGCTATCCAG atgAAATCTGGCAGGCGAATGACCTGACGGAGAAAGCCCAGGGAGCTGGAAAGAAGCTCTCGAGGTCGGCTGTGCTCAGCTACAGAAGCATGGTCGGAAAGACAGGCGATGCTGCCGGTGAAGCTGCTCCTGCAGAAACACTTGTTCCTTCAGGGAAAGTCATCCCTAAATGCAGCTCCTGCGCGAAGAGCTTGACGTGTATCTCCGCCTTCATCAGCAGCGATGGAAGCTACGCAAAGATGAAGCCCAATGTCTGTGCTGGATGTGGGAAATCGCTGCTCCACGCTAAGCCCGAGAAAACACATCCAGGAGATGATTCTTATGAATTTAGTCAGAATGAAGATGATTACATTCTAAGTGAAGAAAATTTTTACCAAAAAATTTGTACTTTGGAGAAGCCCTTTGAATATGTTGAGTGCCAGAAATCCTTCCCAAAGAACACAGTTTTTGTTGATCCTGTGGAAGAGAAGCCCTATGATTGGAGTGAGTCTGAAATGGCTTTCCTCCAGATGTCAGAGCTCAGTGTTCACCAGGGTTCTCACATGGAAATGAAACCCTACGAGTGCCGGGAATGcgggaagtccttctgtaaaAAGTCAAAATTCATCATCCACCAGAGAACTCACACGGGAGAGAAACCCTTTAAGTGCAAccagtgtgggaagtccttctgccaGAAGGGAACCCTCACGGTGCATcagaggacacacacaggggagaaGCCCTATGAGTGTCACGAATGCGGGAAAAACTTCTACCAGAAGTTACACCTCATCCAGCACCAGAGGACTCACTcgggagagaagccctatgagtgCAGCtactgtgggaagtccttctgccaGAAGACGCACCTCACGCAGCACCAGAGGACACACTCGGGCGAGAGGCCCTACATCTGTCCCGACTGTGGAAAGACTTTCTCTCAGAAGTCAGCCCTTAACGACCACCAGAAGATCCACAGCGGGGTGAAGCTGTACAAGTGCAGCGAGTGTGGCAAGTGCTTCTGTCGCAAGTCCACGCTCACCACCCACATGCGGACGCACACCGGGGAGAAGCCCTACGAGTGCAACGAGTGCGGGAAGTTCTTCTCCAGGCTGTCCTACCTGACCGTGCACTACAGGACCCACTCAGGGGAGAAGCCCTACGAGTGTGCCGAGTGCGGGAAGACCTTCTACCTGAACTCGGCCCTCATGCGGCACCAGAGGGTGCACACGGGAGAGAAGCCTTACGAGTGCAGCGAGTGCGGGAAGCTGTTCTCACAGCTGTCCTACCTCACCGTGCACCACCGAACTCACTCAGGAGTGAAGCCCTACGAGTGCAGCGAGTGTGGGAAGACCTTCTACCAGAACTCGGCCCTGTGCCGGCACCGGAGAATCCACAGAGGGGAGAAGCCCTACGAGTGCTACATATGCGGGAAGTTCTTCTCGCAGATGTCCTACCTCACCATCCACCACCGGATCCACTCAGGGGAGAAGCCCTACGAGTGCAGCGAGTGCGGGAAGACCTTCTGCCAGAACTCCGCCCTGAACAGGCACCAgcggacacacacaggggaaaAAGCCTACGAGTGTTATGAGTGTGGGAAGTGCTTCTCGCAAATGTCGTACCTCACCATCCATCACCGGATCCACTCTGGGGAGAAGCCCTTTGAATGCAGCGAGTGCGGGAAAGCCTTCTCTCGGATGTCCTACCTCACCGTGCACTACAGAACACACTCGGGAGAGAAGCCCTACGAGTGCACCGAGTGTGGGAAGAAGTTCTACCACAAGTCAGCGTTCAATAGCCATCAGAGGATTCACCGAAGAGGGAGCACCATGTAG
- the Znf12 gene encoding zinc finger protein 12 isoform X1 — protein sequence MVDSTASLGRACLQMPVPCDCILSMLLQGPLSFRDVAVAFTQEEWQRLGSEERTTYRDVMLETYSNLVSVGCHIIKPDVIIKLEQGEEPWIVEGAFSPQSYPDEIWQANDLTEKAQGAGKKLSRSAVLSYRSMVGKTGDAAGEAAPAETLVPSGKVIPKCSSCAKSLTCISAFISSDGSYAKMKPNVCAGCGKSLLHAKPEKTHPGDDSYEFSQNEDDYILSEENFYQKICTLEKPFEYVECQKSFPKNTVFVDPVEEKPYDWSESEMAFLQMSELSVHQGSHMEMKPYECRECGKSFCKKSKFIIHQRTHTGEKPFKCNQCGKSFCQKGTLTVHQRTHTGEKPYECHECGKNFYQKLHLIQHQRTHSGEKPYECSYCGKSFCQKTHLTQHQRTHSGERPYICPDCGKTFSQKSALNDHQKIHSGVKLYKCSECGKCFCRKSTLTTHMRTHTGEKPYECNECGKFFSRLSYLTVHYRTHSGEKPYECAECGKTFYLNSALMRHQRVHTGEKPYECSECGKLFSQLSYLTVHHRTHSGVKPYECSECGKTFYQNSALCRHRRIHRGEKPYECYICGKFFSQMSYLTIHHRIHSGEKPYECSECGKTFCQNSALNRHQRTHTGEKAYECYECGKCFSQMSYLTIHHRIHSGEKPFECSECGKAFSRMSYLTVHYRTHSGEKPYECTECGKKFYHKSAFNSHQRIHRRGSTM from the exons ATGGTCGACAGCACAGCGAGCTTGGGAAGAGCTTGTCTTCAGATGCCTGTTCCTTGTGATTGCATTCTGAGCATGTTGTTGCAGGGCCCACTGTCCTTCAGGGACGTGGCTGTGGCCTTCACCCAGGAGGAGTGGCAGCGGCTGGGCTCTGAGGAGAGGACGACGTACAGGgacgtgatgctggagacctacagCAACCTCGTTTCCGTGG GGTGTCACATTATCAAACCGGATGTTATCATCAAGTTGGAACAAGGAGAAGAGCCATGGATAGTAGAAGGAGCATTCTCACCTCAGAGCTATCCAG atgAAATCTGGCAGGCGAATGACCTGACGGAGAAAGCCCAGGGAGCTGGAAAGAAGCTCTCGAGGTCGGCTGTGCTCAGCTACAGAAGCATGGTCGGAAAGACAGGCGATGCTGCCGGTGAAGCTGCTCCTGCAGAAACACTTGTTCCTTCAGGGAAAGTCATCCCTAAATGCAGCTCCTGCGCGAAGAGCTTGACGTGTATCTCCGCCTTCATCAGCAGCGATGGAAGCTACGCAAAGATGAAGCCCAATGTCTGTGCTGGATGTGGGAAATCGCTGCTCCACGCTAAGCCCGAGAAAACACATCCAGGAGATGATTCTTATGAATTTAGTCAGAATGAAGATGATTACATTCTAAGTGAAGAAAATTTTTACCAAAAAATTTGTACTTTGGAGAAGCCCTTTGAATATGTTGAGTGCCAGAAATCCTTCCCAAAGAACACAGTTTTTGTTGATCCTGTGGAAGAGAAGCCCTATGATTGGAGTGAGTCTGAAATGGCTTTCCTCCAGATGTCAGAGCTCAGTGTTCACCAGGGTTCTCACATGGAAATGAAACCCTACGAGTGCCGGGAATGcgggaagtccttctgtaaaAAGTCAAAATTCATCATCCACCAGAGAACTCACACGGGAGAGAAACCCTTTAAGTGCAAccagtgtgggaagtccttctgccaGAAGGGAACCCTCACGGTGCATcagaggacacacacaggggagaaGCCCTATGAGTGTCACGAATGCGGGAAAAACTTCTACCAGAAGTTACACCTCATCCAGCACCAGAGGACTCACTcgggagagaagccctatgagtgCAGCtactgtgggaagtccttctgccaGAAGACGCACCTCACGCAGCACCAGAGGACACACTCGGGCGAGAGGCCCTACATCTGTCCCGACTGTGGAAAGACTTTCTCTCAGAAGTCAGCCCTTAACGACCACCAGAAGATCCACAGCGGGGTGAAGCTGTACAAGTGCAGCGAGTGTGGCAAGTGCTTCTGTCGCAAGTCCACGCTCACCACCCACATGCGGACGCACACCGGGGAGAAGCCCTACGAGTGCAACGAGTGCGGGAAGTTCTTCTCCAGGCTGTCCTACCTGACCGTGCACTACAGGACCCACTCAGGGGAGAAGCCCTACGAGTGTGCCGAGTGCGGGAAGACCTTCTACCTGAACTCGGCCCTCATGCGGCACCAGAGGGTGCACACGGGAGAGAAGCCTTACGAGTGCAGCGAGTGCGGGAAGCTGTTCTCACAGCTGTCCTACCTCACCGTGCACCACCGAACTCACTCAGGAGTGAAGCCCTACGAGTGCAGCGAGTGTGGGAAGACCTTCTACCAGAACTCGGCCCTGTGCCGGCACCGGAGAATCCACAGAGGGGAGAAGCCCTACGAGTGCTACATATGCGGGAAGTTCTTCTCGCAGATGTCCTACCTCACCATCCACCACCGGATCCACTCAGGGGAGAAGCCCTACGAGTGCAGCGAGTGCGGGAAGACCTTCTGCCAGAACTCCGCCCTGAACAGGCACCAgcggacacacacaggggaaaAAGCCTACGAGTGTTATGAGTGTGGGAAGTGCTTCTCGCAAATGTCGTACCTCACCATCCATCACCGGATCCACTCTGGGGAGAAGCCCTTTGAATGCAGCGAGTGCGGGAAAGCCTTCTCTCGGATGTCCTACCTCACCGTGCACTACAGAACACACTCGGGAGAGAAGCCCTACGAGTGCACCGAGTGTGGGAAGAAGTTCTACCACAAGTCAGCGTTCAATAGCCATCAGAGGATTCACCGAAGAGGGAGCACCATGTAG
- the Znf316 gene encoding zinc finger protein 316, producing the protein MAALHTTPDSRATQLEPAEDGSKCDADPDEDGDEEEKGREEAEGEEEAEEVVVEEEEVATQVQEVEVEANSEDAAGADSVEEGLAKEQRLSLGTQEQLSNGGDVRSPVLQGKALQASRVSPAIQDEDPEEEEEEEDDEHFLTQGLVTFEDVAVYFTLEEWERLDVDQRDLYREVMQENYGILVSLGYPIPKPDLIFHLEQGEEPWVPDSPPPEEGDIVTGVYTGAWFWNDDIEDHEEEDDEDFLAEMAEEENEPPGLWSAAYGVGDVPGTWGPDDSDSVQTPEDWGPSPGSLGILAEEVEAKHFLSGREPGENFLAPWAFPAAAVPVGHPETTCDVCGKVFLHRSRLAKHQRYHAAVKPFGCQECGKGFVYRSHLAIHQRTHTGEKPFPCPDCGKRFVYKSHLVTHRRIHTGERPYRCAFCGAGFGRRSYLVTHQRTHTGERPYPCLHCGRSFSQSSALARHQAVHTADRPHCCPDCGQAFRLRADFQRHRRGGCTEPSSGEGAGMPPHEMEMAVAAVATAEPEELEARPEETKEPGSGVAFGDTEAEAREDEEVIAAAAEATVPGSKKDSEPDRRFREMGNGLSGGEGPSSHPLGFHFPMHPKSWLHPDGFPILGFPEFSERLQVDGRHLSGPLGAPLSLEGTGLVCDPFRSAGPRVGTDGGLRAFAPTVGSLLAEPAPAAMAEEESPWICSDCGKTFGRRAALAKHQRYHAGERPHRCADCGKSFVYGSHLARHRRTHTGERPFPCPECGARFARGSHLAAHVRGHTGEKPFVCGVCGAGFSRRAHLTAHGRAHTGERPYACGECGRRFGQSAALTRHQWAHAEEKPHRCPDCGKGFGHSSDFKRHRRTHTGEKPFRCADCGRGFAQRSNLAKHRRGHTGERPFPCPECGKRFSQRSVLVTHQRTHTGERPYACANCGRRFSQSSHLLTHMKTHRGQAGVQTQNTAAKAQAPAKATPPPPPPGSGTGSGTLLEFAGGTSFGSDPAAFAGPSGAYEESVL; encoded by the exons ATGGCCGCCCTTCACACTACTCCAGACTCCCGAGCTACCCAGCTGGAGCCTGCAGAAGATGGGTCAAAATGCGATGCTGACCCTGACGAGGAtggggatgaggaggagaaggggagagaggaggcagagggggaggaagaagcagaagaggtagtagtggaagaggaggaagtggccacaCAGGtccaggaggtggaggtggaggctaACTCAGAGGACGCTGCTGGTGCCGACAGTGTGGAGGAGGGGCTGGCAAAGGAGCAGAGGCTGAGCTTGGGGACCCAGGAGCAGCTAAGCAACGGCGGTGATGTCAGGTCGCCAGTTCTTCAAGGGAAAG cCCTGCAGGCCTCCCGGGTCTCACCTGCTATTCAGGATGAAGatccagaggaagaggaggaggaggaagatgatgagCATTTCCTGACTCAG GGGCTGGTGACTTTTGAAGATGTGGCTGTGTACTTCACTTTGGAGGAGTGGGAGAGGCTGGATGTGGACCAGCGAGACCTCTACCGGGAAGTAATGCAGGAGAACTATGGGATCCTGGTCTCCTTGG GATACCCAATTCCCAAGCCGGATCTGATCTTCCACCTCGAACAAGGAGAAGAACCTTGGGTCCCAGACAGCCCCCCTCCCGAGGAGGGAGACATTGTCACTGGTGTCTACACGG GAGCCTGGTTCTGGAACGATGACATAGAGGACCATGAGGAGGAAGACGACGAGGACTTCCTCGCTGAGATGGCAGAGGAGGAGAACGAGCCCCCAGGGCTGTGGTCTGCAGCCTATGGTGTGGGGGATGTGCCTGGGACTTGGGGACCCGACGATTCAGATTCGGTTCAGACTCCAGAGGATTGGGGACCCAGCCCAGGCAGCCTCGGTATCCTGGCTGAGGAGGTTGAAGCTAAACATTTCCTGTCTGGCCGGGAGCCTGGGGAGAACTTTCTGGCGCCCTGGGCATTTCCCGCAGCAGCTGTCCCCGTAGGACATCCGGAGACCACTTGCGACGTGTGTGGTAAAGTGTTCCTGCACCGTTCGCGCCTGGCCAAGCACCAGCGTTACCATGCAGCGGTCAAGCCCTTTGGCTGCCAGGAGTGTGGCAAGGGCTTTGTGTACCGTTCGCACCTGGCCATCCACCAGCGCACGCATACCGGCGAGAAGCCCTTCCCGTGCCCGGACTGTGGCAAGCGCTTCGTCTACAAGTCGCACCTGGTCACGCACCGGCGCATCCACACTGGCGAGCGGCCCTACCGCTGCGCCTTCTGTGGCGCCGGCTTCGGACGGCGCTCCTACTTGGTGACCCACCAACGTACGCACACGGGCGAGAGGCCCTACCCGTGCCTACACTGCGGCCGTAGCTTCAGCCAGAGCTCAGCACTCGCTCGCCACCAGGCTGTGCACACCGCCGATCGTCCTCACTGCTGTCCGGACTGCGGCCAGGCCTTCCGCCTGCGCGCTGACTTCCAGCGGCACCGGCGCGGCGGCTGCACGGAGCCCAGCAGTGGCGAGGGTGCGGGGATGCCTCCCCACGAGATGGAGATGGCAGTAGCTGCTGTAGCCACAGCGGAGCCGGAGGAACTGGAGGCCAGGCCCGAGGAGACCAAAGAGCCCGGGAGTGGTGTGGCATTTGGAGACACTGAAGCTGAAGCCAGAGAGGACGAGGAGGTGATAGCTGCGGCGGCAGAGGCGACGGTCCCCGGTAGCAAGAAGGACTCTGAGCCTGACAGGCGGTTCCGTGAGATGGGCAACGGCCTGAGTGGGGGCGAAGGGCCTTCCTCGCACCCGCTCGGCTTCCATTTTCCCATGCACCCCAAGTCTTGGCTGCATCCAGACGGCTTCCCCATACTGGGGTTCCCCGAGTTCTCCGAACGGCTGCAGGTAGACGGGcgtcatctctccggccccctGGGCGCCCCGCTGTCCCTGGAGGGCACGGGGTTGGTTTGTGACCCGTTCCGCAGCGCGGGCCCCAGAGTCGGGACGGATGGTGGCTTGCGAGCGTTCGCGCCCACCGTGGGGTCGCTGCTGGCAGAGCCCGCACCCGCCGCAATGGCGGAGGAGGAGAGCCCGTGGATCTGCTCTGACTGCGGCAAGACGTTCGGGCGGCGCGCGGCGCTAGCCAAGCACCAGCGCTACCATGCGGGCGAGCGGCCGCACCGCTGCGCCGACTGCGGCAAAAGCTTCGTGTACGGCTCGCACCTGGCGCGCCACCGGCGCACGCATACGGGCGAACGGCCCTTCCCGTGCCCGGAGTGCGGCGCTCGCTTCGCCCGCGGCTCGCACCTGGCGGCGCACGTGCGCGGTCACACGGGCGAGAAGCCGTTCGTGTGCGGCGTGTGCGGGGCGGGCTTCAGCCGGCGCGCGCATCTCACCGCGCACGGACGCGCGCACACGGGCGAGCGGCCCTACGCGTGCGGCGAGTGCGGCCGGCGCTTCGGGCAGAGCGCTGCGCTGACCCGGCACCAGTGGGCGCACGCCGAGGAGAAGCCGCACCGCTGCCCTGACTGCGGCAAGGGCTTCGGCCACAGCTCGGACTTCAAACGGCACCGGCGCACGCACACGGGCGAGAAGCCGTTCCGCTGCGCCGACTGCGGCCGCGGCTTCGCGCAGCGCTCCAACCTCGCCAAGCACCGGCGCGGCCACACGGGCGAGCGGCCCTTTCCCTGCCCCGAGTGCGGCAAGCGTTTCTCCCAGCGATCTGTGCTCGTGACGCACCAGCGCACCCACACGGGGGAGCGGCCGTACGCGTGTGCCAACTGCGGCCGGCGCTTCTCGCAGAGCTCGCATCTGCTCACGCACATGAAGACGCACCGCGGGCAGGCGGGCGTACAGACGCAGAATACCGCCGCCAAGGCCCAGGCCCCTGCCAAGGCGACGCCGCCTCCGCCGCCACCGGGCTCGGGCACCGGGTCAGGAACGCTGCTCGAGTTCGCCGGCGGAACCAGCTTCGGCTCCGATCCTGCCGCGTTCGCTGGGCCCTCGGGTGCCTACGAGGAGAGCGTCTTGTGA